The Negativicutes bacterium region GCAATTGTCCATGGTAATATTAAAGAAGATTTTGGTATTATTAATGGGGCGATTGGACGGCATAAAACCGATCGTAAAAAAATGGCTGTTGTTAAGGAAAATGGAAAAGAAGCTACAACAAATTTTACTGTTTTAGAACGATTTGGCGAATATACCTTTGTGGAGTGTAAACTTTTAACAGGAAGGACACATCAAATTAGAGTTCATTTGACTCATATTGGACATCCGATTGTTGGTGACAATAAATACGGTGTAAGGAAATCACCGTTTAAAATTGATGGTCAGGCTTTGCACTCAGCAAGTTTAGCGCTAACACATCCTACTACAGCAGAAAATATGTTTTTTGAAGCTCCAATGCCTGATGATATGTTAAAAATACTAGAAAAACTAAAAATATTGTATAAGCGATAATATAGTTGGGGAGAGTGTAAAATGCCTAATTTTATTGAAAAAGCTGTTATCATGGATAGTCAAGCGGTTAAAAGGGCGTTAACGAGAATATCACATGAAATAATTGAAAAAAATAAAGGCGTTAAAGAAGTTGTTTTAGTTGGGATAAGAACTAGGGGCGTACCATTGGCTGAACGAATAGCTAATGAGATTAATAAAATTGAAGGATTTAAGGTTCCGGTCGGAACTCTTGATATCACTTTGTATCGTGATGATTTATCAACATTAAGTTATCAACCGATAGTATGCGAAACAGAAATACCGGTTGATATAACAAATAAAATAATAATTTTAGTAGATGATGTTTTATATACCGGTAGAACAGTAAGGTCAGCGTTAGATGCTATTATTGACATGGGCCGGCCAAGAGCGATTCAACTTGCTGTCTTAGTAGACCGAGGTCACCGCGAGTTACCAATCCGTGCTGATTATGTGGGGAAAAATGTCCCTACCTCCAGTAAAGAAGAAGTTAATGTACAGTTGTTTGATATTGATACCGTTGATCAAGTTATTATAAAAGAAAAAATTGAATAAATATTTAAAAAAGCAGGGATAATAAAATTAATGGAGAATAACTAAATAACAAAGGATTGCGTTTTATATGGAGGGAGCTAAATGGCAGTGGGCTTAATTGATAAAATAACTAATGTTTTTATGACAGAAGATGATGAGTATAAAGAATATATTGAGGAAGTTAAACCAAAAGCACCAGAACGGGATTTGTATAAACCGGTATTAACATTGCACAAAAATAATTTTGATTTAAAAGTTGCAGTGTTTTATCCTAAAAATTTTGATCAGGCCAGTATTATTGCCAATAAGCTTAAAGCTAAGCAAGCTGTTATGATTAACTATGATCTTGTAGATGATAGAACACAACAACGAATTAATGATTTTATTAATGGTGTTTGTTATGTCTTAAATGGGGCAGTTCAAGTTATTTCAGATAAAATAGTGCTATATGTTCCTGAACATACTGAAATTGGTAAAGAATTGTATGCTTATTCCATTCCGACATATGTAAAAAACGGATGATTTAATATTAATAAAGCAAGCTGAATTTATCAGCTTGCTTTTTATTTTATGGCTAAAGCTATGGTAAAATGTTATAATAATTATGTATAATTTCAATTATTTCTGTTGTGGAAAGGTATATTTATTGATGAACAACGTGTACGATGGGGTACGGTTATTTTTTAAAAATAATACATTTAAAAAAGATTTTTTAAATCAGCATTTAATAGATGATTTTTTGAGGAAAAAAGCTTGGGAAGGTAAAATTGAGCAAGAACTAGCAGCATATTGGTTTATTATTGAAATGTTTATGAAATATATCAAAGAAAATGATATTAAAAGCCTCAATGAATTAGTAAAAGATGATTATTTGAAGTTATTTCTGTGGATTCCTGTAGCCAATCCCAAATTAGACTATGAAATTACCTTTACTACAGTCAATAAATTATTAAAAAACCTTATTGATTTCCATAAATTTTTAAAAAGTAAAAAAAGTATATTTTCGTTAGATGAAATTTATTCGGCACAAGATGTATTGTTTCGTGACAAAGGTCTTAAAAGTATTAAAGATGAAATTTTATCAGAAGAAAATACTGATTCTTCTTATGATGAGTTAGGGTTTCCA contains the following coding sequences:
- the pyrR gene encoding bifunctional pyr operon transcriptional regulator/uracil phosphoribosyltransferase PyrR encodes the protein MPNFIEKAVIMDSQAVKRALTRISHEIIEKNKGVKEVVLVGIRTRGVPLAERIANEINKIEGFKVPVGTLDITLYRDDLSTLSYQPIVCETEIPVDITNKIIILVDDVLYTGRTVRSALDAIIDMGRPRAIQLAVLVDRGHRELPIRADYVGKNVPTSSKEEVNVQLFDIDTVDQVIIKEKIE
- the sepF gene encoding cell division protein SepF — translated: MAVGLIDKITNVFMTEDDEYKEYIEEVKPKAPERDLYKPVLTLHKNNFDLKVAVFYPKNFDQASIIANKLKAKQAVMINYDLVDDRTQQRINDFINGVCYVLNGAVQVISDKIVLYVPEHTEIGKELYAYSIPTYVKNG